Part of the Zingiber officinale cultivar Zhangliang chromosome 8A, Zo_v1.1, whole genome shotgun sequence genome, ctctctttttctccccgTGCTTGCCTTAATCACCAAAAGAAAACCCTAAATGTCCAATTACAAAAATgcccttcttctttctcttaattGCCTTTGACCCTCTCACatatccggatcacaagcctccccttcaagtctagtcgaatgaggtgcgagtccgactgactagacaataCATCACAAAGGCTGACTCACTCTCGATAACCGTATCAAATCACCAAACCCCTAGCGTAATGTCATGCGCGTGTTCGCATGAGAAGACAACGATGCTAAGCGGACCAAGTCGAGCGTGCGACCTAGCTCAAGAGTGTGGCCGGACGGACGGTCAAGCGATACCGATCGGATAACTGCGAGAGTACTGACCGAGCAGCCCACATAATGCCGAACGAGCGATCGTGGAATGTCGGCCTGGCAATCGAGTAGTACTAAATGGAATGATGCTGAGTGGCCGCATCACTCGTGAGTCGATCGTAAGTGTAGCCCGTGAATCGAAGGCGCATGGAGGCGAAAGTCACGAGCCGAACGGGCGCATAGCCTATATTCTGGTTTGAAATCAGTAGAAATACTCTTTGTTCGCGACCATCGGAGATAGCTCGGCCCCGGTCGGGGGAGATAAGAGGTACGATATGCTGATAAGCTGGCTCGAGGCCAGTGataatcgctcgaccccgaacgggggagataaaatatctgaagctggtccgagaccagtgccgaccgctcgaccccgaacgggggagatagaatatctgaagctggtcttcgaccccgaacgggggagatgaaataactgatgcgctcaaccccgaacgggggagatagaatatctgataaacTAGTCCATGtagcggtcttcaagccggggtttttatagtcgttggttcgactctacggtttaacgtctgggctagacggtcttcaagccggggtttttatagtcgccgattcgactctacggtttaacgtctgggctagacggtcttcaagccggggtttttatagtcgccggttcgactctacagtttaacgtctgggctagacggttttcaagccggggtttttatagtcgccgattcgactctacggtttaacgtctgggctagacggtcttcaagccggggtttttatagtcgccggttcgactctacagtttaacgtctgggctagacggccctgagggctaattcaaacccggccgatcggctcgggggtcttcaccattgagcccgtggcagccacgggctcgcatataatcctcccggccgatcggctcgggggtcttcaccattgagcccgtggcagccacgggctcgtatataatcctcccggccgatcggctcgggggtcttctccatcgagcctgtggctcgtatataatcctcccggccgatcggctcgggggtcttctccatcgagcctgtggctcgtatataatcctcccggccgatcggctcgggggtcttcgccatcgagcctgtggctcgtatataatcctcccggccgatcggctcgggggtcttcgccatcgagcctgtggctcgtatataatccgcccggccgatcggctcgggggtcttctccatcgagcccgtggcagccacgggctcgtatataatcctcccggccgatcggctcgggggtcttctccatcgagcctgtggctcgtatataatccgcccggccgattggctcgggggtcttcgccatcgagcgtgtggctcgtatataatccgcccgaccgatcggctcgggggtcttcgccatcgagcgtgtggctcgtatataatccgtccgaccgatcggctcggggggtcTTCTCTATCGAGCCCGTGGTagccacgggctcgtatataatcctccctgccgatcggctcgggggtcttctccatcgagcctgtggctcgtatataatccgctcggtcgatcggctcgggggtcttcgtccTCGTGGGACTAATACAGATCATATAACTAAGCGAGAACAGATAACGGAAAAACTGACCTAGGTCATGAGAATGGCAGAACTCTccggcgtcgtccatcttcacgttccagatcaggcgcgttcccacagacgacgccaatttgatcctgtctggaagctgagaagacgaacctgccggtatgacgtgtctggagggttgaccgcatcctcttgacccggtggtgagctgtcctctacgttgaccagatcgtcagaagtcctcctccggtcaactgtacctgtatccagcgaccgggtttccccggtctctggtacctcggtgctcgaggcgaatcccacagacgtataagtaaccgcataatagtatagcaataaaatgaacagataccgagtacgagaacttaccctggcccaggggggcgccctcggatggatggatgaactGATTGGGATACTGACCGAGTCGCCACGACTCTGAATAGTAGATATATGTCCGCCCAGTGAGTAGTTGGCTCCAGTGGCTTGGAGCCTGACGCGATATGGATCCGTAGGATGACGCACTGTCCGACTACaatctcggctcgcaggccggaatacaacagcggcacgaaggccgaatacactctcggctcgcaggccggcatACATACATAGTACGATACCTGAACGGCGGCTGCTCGGAGGGTGGCGGCGAACTACCGCACGGATGATGGCGGTGGACTGCTGTTAGGAGGCAGTACCCGCTGTAGTCGTCGGCAACGGCCACTAGAAGTGCCGGCAGCGGTGGAGGAGGTGTCTGGGACTACTGGAGACGCCGACGGTGTCTATGATAGTCGCCGGAAGTAGTAGTGATGGTGGGGGAAGCCGGCTGCAACTGGAGGAGGCGGTGCTAGCCGGCAGCAGCGGCACCTGTCGCTGGGGGTGGAGGCATGGAGAACTCACTGTGATGCTTGTCGGCGGAACGCTGCTTGCGCGAGGAAAAGAAGAGGAGATGGCGGCCCGCGACCGGTTCCGGCGAAGAAGGAACAGACGATGCTGTCGGTTAGGGCGCGATGGCATGGAGCCACGGCTCGGTGGCGGCGGAAACGCGAGATGCGCCGGCAACAACGGCGAGAGGCCACGATGTCGAGAGAGAAGGGAGGAGGTGGCTCGAAGATGATCGTCGCCGGCGGCCTCCTCCGATGTCGTTGAAGATGGATCAAGAAGAAGCTCTTTTTTCTCCTTTATGTGGCGGCGGCAGAACCACCAAAAACCCCTTCTCCTCTGTCGCTGGCGGCGGATCCCcccctcctctctttttctccccgTGCTTGCCTTAATCACCAAAAGAAAACCCTAAATGCCcaattacaaaaatacccttcttccttctcttaattGCCTTTGACCCTCTCACATATCCGGATCAAATAGTATAATCATCTTAATCAAAGGCGATTTCAAGTTCAAAATTGCTAGAAGGTGTAGCGTAGAAAATAGAAAAGTAATATCAAATTATGAAtaacttattattttattattatttttttaaaaaaaatgttcttTTAATAGTATGGATAATTAAGAGAGCTCTTCTAAATTTAGGTCATTCTTTTAATATCGACAAATGAAcaaatataaatttattattattatttgggaaataaagatttttacaaacttgcaattttaaaatgttttattattttaaagcATAAACTAGTTTATATATCAGCTTTctatcttaaaaattataaattgatATTCCTAGCTGTCAAAAATAATATTGATTAAAATATAGAGAAGTccaatattattatatcaaacaATATATGTAGTTTGAGTGTTTTAGACTTAAAGCAAAATATTTCTCAATGATTTTTTTATTGtagttaatttgaaaaaaaatgtcaTTTGAAAAATGACATGGGTATTTTTTTTACACTTTACAAAAGCATCCTGCaccattttttaatataataatagttAATTTAAGTTTCCTTAGTTTGTGTCAaagttaattttagttaatttaagtATTAATAATATATTTAGGAAGGGTATGAATATCTAATCCTTCGACAGATATAGAAAAGAAGATGAAAGTTGAATATCTCATAGAGATAGGGATGAAAAGGGATATAATAAATGGTGTTAAGAACGAAGGATATCATCATCCCTAGTGTTGCTCATTTTTATTCACACACTACTAGTTCCTCTTCATCCATTGCTCTTCTTCACTCATCTATTTCTTCTCTTTGTCTTCTTGTCTCTCCTCTTCTTAATTACCTAGTTAATCTGTCTTATATTGCAACTAATTACAAGAATGGAACTAAATATGTCACTTAGAATGCTTCCTTCATTAATTTGCattcctattttattttatttcatttcatTTAATAAGTACCAAATCCCGCCTAAGAGTAAATTTGAGATTTTATATTAATTGCGTGTTTtgattatatttaattataagGTTGTGTTTTATTAATTTGCGCTAAAAAACCTTATCTTTGTTCTAACATGATCTACGTAAATTAGAATATTTATTGAGGATGTCATGCGTGTTTAATATTTTCAAAGggtaaatattattatttcttGTAAAAAGAAatctaacaaataaaaataaaaagtccTACCCAATTCCATTTTCAGTGCATACACATAagaaaaatcaatttaattttatatatggaGATGCAGAATATGGAACCCATCCGGTGCAAGAGAGTGCTCTACCATTTGAGCTACATTCCCAACCTAAATATATTTTGCtgcttatttaattttatatttaattaatcttttacTATATATATAGCCAAAGAAATTATATTTGATAAAATTGTAGATTttcttaatcaattttatttttcgacaAACATGCGTTAAATAAGTAAGTGAACTAAGTCCAAATGAGTAAAAAATGAATCAATTGACTAGTGaggtaaattaaaataattaaatagtgTAGGTGGATGAGATGAAATAGACAACTTGAGATTTAACTAAGTTAAATAGGACTACCACTCAAAAGTTTGTTGAGTAAATTAATCACTACAaacatttataaataattttcttaTTAAATAGTAATTATTGTCATGGGAATTCATCACTAtggctaaaatattttttttttgcctttacTTTCATCCATGCAAATTTAACAAGGAGACTAAAGACATTCTTTTGTTAAATGACCACTCAAAGGTCATTAAACTTAGGAGTTGAATCCTACCTCAATTTAGGATGTCGAGTCTTTCATTTAGCCTTCAAATGTTGGAATACGACATTCCACTTTGACTAACATCCATTAGCCATCTCTTTTTTTTCCCCTTGCTCATTAGTGGATCAATTTAGTGGCCACTCCAATATGAATTTAGATTCCTTCTCTTAGTAAATGCGATAACATAGTAGTACTATATCGACTCACTCAAAAAGTCGTAATTATTAGTGGCGGAGATTGCAAAATTTAGTATTTTAATTTATCGAAGTGCTTGTAAAGATATTCAAACTCTAGCTCAAGAAGAGTCCATAAGAGTTAACTTGTCTCTCTAGCCCTCAATAGAAAAGTTCAATTTATTGatgccttttttattttttataaaattaatttagagttttttaatttatttttttcaccTTATTGTCATGCTTACGTCATTTTAATTCACATagcattataatttaatttcaactaATCACATTATTAAAACCTCCTCCAATCATCTCCCTCGCTCGTCTTAAACGCACCAAAAAATGATGGATTTGATCTCACCTAATGACTTATTATCGTGTCACGTAATCCGCTTTAGTGATCTCACGCCCAAAACGAAGATACCGCGGTATATTTGATTATAACAGGACAACACCGTTACAAACTAAGCAGGATCTGCTGTCTAGGATTGGCACGCTTGGCTGACACGTGGATCGAAGAAAGTGGTTTTTTCATTTTTGCCGTGAAGAGTGTGGGTTTTGTCGGGATTGTGTTTTGTATGGAACAGGCGATGAGGCTGCAGTTATAAGTTGGAACAGATCGGGAGGATGCCGTTAAACAAGATATAAAATAAGAGGTTTATTTCAGCgttaaattaaatatattagaTCGCTGCCTCGCTTTGTTCTCTGTACTCGTTGCAGCGGCGAGGTTGCCTATGCTACAGGAAAGCAGTAGCGGCGACTGACACATCTCCTCCGatttcttcttgatttctttgtCAATCCTTTTTGGTTTTTCTGATGAATTCTTGAAGTGGTTGTTGTTGTGGATTGTGATTTGTACTCGAGTTGCTTCCTTTTGGCGTGATTTTTTCGGGGGGATTTGACGCGGAGCTGGCGAACGAAAGCGTTGGATCGGCGTTTTCAGGGTAAGAAATGCTCGTCACAGCCGGCGGAGGCTCAGGCCTTGTGATCGTTGGTGCGGCATAGAATGCGGCGGTTCGCTGATGAGGACGGCGGTGGAGACGGCGGGGATGCGGTGGGTGAGGAGGCAGAGTGGCTACTGGCTCAGAGTGGGAGCAGATCTCATGGCGCAGGTGGCAGGATAGGGGTCCCAACTATCGGTCCTGATGACGGCGAGGCGGCGTTGGAGAAGGCGCTGGCCAATGGGGACCTTTATACTGGGGAGTTCTCCGGGAACGCCCCAAATGGTGTAGGGAAGTACCTGTGGTCAGATGGTTGTATGTATGAAGGGGAGTGGCGGAGGGGGAAAGCCTCTGGGAAGGGGAAGTTCTCTTGGCCGTCTGGTGCCACCTACGAGGGTGATTTCCGTTCCGGGCGGATGGAGGGCTTCGGTACCTTCATCGGTGCGGACGGACATACTTACCGTGGCCAGTGGGTCGCCGACCGCAAACACGGCTTCGGCAGGAAGGCCTACGCCAACGGCGACTACTACGAGGGCTTGTGGCGGCGAAACCTCCAGGAGGGCCACGGTCGGTACGTGTGGCGGAACGGCAACCAGTACGTCGGCGAGTGGAAGGCTGGCGTCATTAACGGCCGAGGTGCCCTCATCTGGGCTAACGGTAAGCGGTATGACGGCCACTTGGAGAACTGCGTCCCCAGCGGCAGCGGCGTCTTCACTTGGCCTAACGGCAGCTGCTATTTTGGTACCTGGAGCAGCAGCGAAGGCGTACCCCTCAACGGGACGTTCTATCCCGCGCCCAGGACAGCTCGGAAGGAGACTGCTAGAAAGACGAACTCCTTGTCTCAGTTGGACGATATGCCGGTCAAACCAATGTCCCCGGTAGCAAGGAAGAGATCATCCGTTGACAATGGGGGAGCCACGAGGAGAATCTCTGTGGCAGAAAAGAGCTTCCCCAGGATTTGCATCTGGGAGTCGGACGGTGACGCCGGGGATATCACTTGCGATATCATTGACACTTTTGAGGCATCAATGCTTTACCGAGAAGGGTCATTGTTGGACCAGACAGGTGGCGCCCTCATTGCTACTGTGCAGCGGCAACAAACTCCCTGCTGTTTGGTGTTTCCGGAGGCAAAGAAGCCAGGGCACACAATATCCAAGGGGCACAAGAACTATGATTTGATGCTAAACCTTCAATTGGGGATTAGGTAGATGGTGTAAGACTTTTGCAATATGTATATGCTGGTATTGTCCTCTCAATGCTTTTGCTGAATTACTTTGTTGATTGATTTTTTGACCAGTTATTCAATTGGAAAGCCGGATTCAGCTCATTTGAGGGAACTGAAGACATCAGACTTTGATCCAATGAAGAAGTTCTGGATAAGATTTCCTCAGGAGGGATCAAAGCATACTCCGCCACACCAGTCAGTTGAGTTCCGCTGGAAGGATTACTGCCCTATGGTCTTCAGGTTTATAATTCTAAATGATCAGATCAATCATCTTTCTATTTTCACTATTTCTAACCCAATGAATGGGCACTttgaggtaatgaaaatattaatttgtaatttgaattgtaGCCACCTGAGGAAATTGTTTTCAGTGGATCCAGCTGACTACATGTTAGCTATTTGTGGGAATGATGCTCTGAGGGAGTTCTCTTCTCCTGGGAAGAGTgggagttttttttttctgaCACAGGACGATCGCTTTATGattaaaacagtaaaaaaatCTGAAGTGAAGGTTAGTTATTTATTACCCCTCCACTTGGAATTTAATTATGGAAATCATTGATTGTTTAGGAGTGCTACTTATGAATTATGATATTGATATACTACTAGTTTAAGACCTGTTCTGCTATTCATTCTGCAAGCactttcttcttttataatctgTACATCAATTACTTGATTAGTTTGACAACTTAAGGCTGTAATTGATTGTTATTTCTAGAATAAATTACCTTGATGCTAATTGTTTAAGTTGCTCTGCAATACATGTTCAGGTACTGATTAAGATGTTGCCTAGTTATTACCGTCATGTATGTCAGTATTCAAACTCATTAGTGACCAGATTCTATGGTGTGCACTGCATTAAACCAAATGGTGGTCAGAAGGTATTAAAATATTAAGCATAAGCTTGTGTGATTTGCGTGGTATTTTTGAACAGATCGCTATATGTATTTTTGAACAGATTGCTATATGTATCACTTGCTATCTAATTTTATGCATGTATTCTGGGACCAGGTGCGATTCGTTGTCATGGGTAATTTGTTCTGCTCAGAATATCGCATACATAGAAGATTTGACTTAAAAGGTTCATCATATGGACGCACAACTGAGAAGGCCGAGGAACAAATTGATGAGACGATAACCCTCAAGGATCTTGATCTGAACTTTGTATTTTGCCTCCATACATCTTGGTACACAGAGCTCCTTAAGTAAGTTCACATTCTAATTCTTGGAAGTTTATTGGTTTTGTCAAGTTTGTTCTCCTTTGATctgatagaattaataacttagacaAATCAAACGAGACTGTGAGTTCTTAGAAGCTGAGGGAATTATGGATTACAGTCTCCTAGTGGGAGTTCATTTCTGTGATGATATCTCACCATGCTTTGGTTCTTCAAGTAAGTTAATAATTCAATTCAATCATGAAAAATTCATAGAGGTAGGTTGAcaatgttcttatcataacaagGATGTTTTGTCAGAAATATTTGGCAAGAAAGCATCATTTAAGTGTGGGGACACCAGTTCTGACTCGGTTAGAGTGTCAACCTATCAAGATATGGATCAGATTCTTGACAGCCGGTATGTACTACTGGAGCTGAGTTTTATGTTTGTTTTCTGATTATGAAAATTTTAGCAGTAATTATTTGGAAATGCTATCTCCTCTTTGGAATTGAACAATTTCATAATGGTCATGTTTGCTATGTTTCATCCAATCTTATTCGATGAAGCATTTTTTGTTGTTGAGATTTGTTTGTGCCTCTTAATATGGCTTTGAGAATTGGATGCCTTTTTATTGTACTTGATGTTTGATGGATCCAGACACCTTTGTGAATGTGGCCTAGCTTTTCCTGGGGTAACTTGTGGAGTGATATAAACTGTCTGTATCATGAAAGATATGGTTTATTAGTTTTTACAAACATTATATTAAAGGCATTCTTTCTAAAAAGCTGTTTTTATTTACAATCTTTTGTGCTTCTAAACATTTCATTGGCAATTTGTTACCCACTAAAACTGCTGTTTTATTCAGCCACCAACTAGTATCACTTAAGAATCTGCTTTTCTTCCATGGCCATCCAACTAAATCTAGAGCTGCTTGGATTTAGTTTCTTCTCCAGACCCTACAAATATTAATTGTAATGATTTGGTTATCATCATGATGTAGCTCCACTGTCATCTACTTAGCCAACACTAGATGATAATTACTTCATTGGGTCCTAGTATTTGCTGCAAATGTAATGAAAAGAGAGCACAACATATCTTAAATATCATACCTTAAATAAATACTATTCCTTTTTGAAAATAGTGCTTTCTGTGACTTTTATATGTCAGAAATTTTAATCAGTATTTGTGATGTCTGAATATTTCTGTTATGATCAGAAAGCCACTCAGCCGTTTGGGGTCGAATATGCCAGCGATTGCCGAGCATATTACAAGAAGCGAGTCTGAGCTATTTCTGGTAGCTGGGGATGGTTTGCCCCCACTCTTTCGAAATGGCAAGCTCCATGACGTGTTTCTTTACTTTGGGATTATTGATATACTCCAGGACTATGATATCAccaagaagttggagcatgccTACAAATCATTGCAAGCGGACCCCAACTCCATCTCAGCAGTTGATCCAAAGCTCTACTCGAGACGATTCCAAGATTTCATAAGCAGAATCTTTGTGGAAGATGAGTGACACAGAGCATCATTCACAAAGCTTATGAGCTGCCTAATGGGAGGAAGGGCCATTGGCCTACCATGCACCTCAGCTAACAGTAATTATCAAGATGTTACATGTAGCTGCAGCTTGAAGAACACCTAAGCTGCAGTGTACTGCAAGAGGAAAACACCTTCTGATCATAGATGTGATGGAATCAATTTTAAGGCTGCCGCTACAAGGTGGTGGATCTCTTGATGAAGCTGAATTTTCTAGCTCAGCTCTGGAAAAATTCTATGTAAATGTTTATTGGAACGAGTGAGAGTTGtattccattttttttcttttattttcttttctcttttccttcatatgaaagagagatttttaagcAAACTCTTGCTCGGGGCATTGAATAATAACATGTACAGTTGGTTGATGTTGAAAAATCAGATGTCATGTCTCCCATTTCTTGTTCATACGTAATCTTTGCTTTTCTTGTACTTAAAATTAAATGGTTGGAGGTGTAGCTTTTGCAGAGGATGTACAATAGCTTGCACTGAGGGCTAAATTCAGCGTTGGAGAAAGTGCAGGAGAACGACATCAAAAGGAGTGACAAAGGGAGACATGGAGTGCTGTTTCTTACCTCTTTTGCGTCTGCATTTCAATCTTATTCTAGTAATCTCTTTGTTAGATTCTTTTGAGTATGTTGATCTTTTCTGATTCTCTGCCCTTTTAATTTGTTTCAAGGTGTGACCGGACCAGCCTTTGGAATTCTTTGACTGGGGGTGAATGTTTTGCTTTCGCGGTGCAGATTCTTTTTAATCTCTCATTTTTGCTTTGTGGTCAGCAAACTTTCAGAATATGCGTATAGATGGGGTTTATTGTCAAGAATAGTTAAGAACTTCCAACGAATTCAAATTCGACTAGTTGGACTGTCAAAGAATGATAGGATGAAACAGTCAATTTGGTTTGCttattgaaaaataaaaaggTTCAAATTGAAAGCTTATACTATTTGCTaagattaattttatataatatttcTCAGAAAAATAATATAAGCAAACGGCAACCTCGATCTTTGCTACGGAACCACTTCAGCCATGGAGCAAAGCTGCAGAGCATATATAAGTTCGAGTAGAAGATTGACAGGCACATCGTAAGCAGTGCCTTCCTCTCTCGATCACTTTACCTTTCCCTCTGTGAGGTCAAACTCTGTGTCTGATCTATTGA contains:
- the LOC122008189 gene encoding phosphatidylinositol 4-phosphate 5-kinase 2-like isoform X2, translating into MRRFADEDGGGDGGDAVGEEAEWLLAQSGSRSHGAGGRIGVPTIGPDDGEAALEKALANGDLYTGEFSGNAPNGVGKYLWSDGCMYEGEWRRGKASGKGKFSWPSGATYEGDFRSGRMEGFGTFIGADGHTYRGQWVADRKHGFGRKAYANGDYYEGLWRRNLQEGHGRYVWRNGNQYVGEWKAGVINGRGALIWANGKRYDGHLENCVPSGSGVFTWPNGSCYFGTWSSSEGVPLNGTFYPAPRTARKETARKTNSLSQLDDMPVKPMSPVARKRSSVDNGGATRRISVAEKSFPRICIWESDGDAGDITCDIIDTFEASMLYREGSLLDQTGGALIATVQRQQTPCCLVFPEAKKPGHTISKGHKNYDLMLNLQLGISYSIGKPDSAHLRELKTSDFDPMKKFWIRFPQEGSKHTPPHQSVEFRWKDYCPMVFSHLRKLFSVDPADYMLAICGNDALREFSSPGKSGSFFFLTQDDRFMIKTVKKSEVKVLIKMLPSYYRHVCQYSNSLVTRFYGVHCIKPNGGQKVRFVVMGNLFCSEYRIHRRFDLKGSSYGRTTEKAEEQIDETITLKDLDLNFVFCLHTSWYTELLKQIKRDCEFLEAEGIMDYSLLVGVHFCDDISPCFGSSKIFGKKASFKCGDTSSDSVRVSTYQDMDQILDSRHSAVWGRICQRLPSILQEASLSYFW
- the LOC122008189 gene encoding phosphatidylinositol 4-phosphate 5-kinase 2-like isoform X1 is translated as MRRFADEDGGGDGGDAVGEEAEWLLAQSGSRSHGAGGRIGVPTIGPDDGEAALEKALANGDLYTGEFSGNAPNGVGKYLWSDGCMYEGEWRRGKASGKGKFSWPSGATYEGDFRSGRMEGFGTFIGADGHTYRGQWVADRKHGFGRKAYANGDYYEGLWRRNLQEGHGRYVWRNGNQYVGEWKAGVINGRGALIWANGKRYDGHLENCVPSGSGVFTWPNGSCYFGTWSSSEGVPLNGTFYPAPRTARKETARKTNSLSQLDDMPVKPMSPVARKRSSVDNGGATRRISVAEKSFPRICIWESDGDAGDITCDIIDTFEASMLYREGSLLDQTGGALIATVQRQQTPCCLVFPEAKKPGHTISKGHKNYDLMLNLQLGISYSIGKPDSAHLRELKTSDFDPMKKFWIRFPQEGSKHTPPHQSVEFRWKDYCPMVFSHLRKLFSVDPADYMLAICGNDALREFSSPGKSGSFFFLTQDDRFMIKTVKKSEVKVLIKMLPSYYRHVCQYSNSLVTRFYGVHCIKPNGGQKVRFVVMGNLFCSEYRIHRRFDLKGSSYGRTTEKAEEQIDETITLKDLDLNFVFCLHTSWYTELLKQIKRDCEFLEAEGIMDYSLLVGVHFCDDISPCFGSSKIFGKKASFKCGDTSSDSVRVSTYQDMDQILDSRKPLSRLGSNMPAIAEHITRSESELFLVAGDGLPPLFRNGKLHDVFLYFGIIDILQDYDITKKLEHAYKSLQADPNSISAVDPKLYSRRFQDFISRIFVEDE